The Arvicanthis niloticus isolate mArvNil1 chromosome 9, mArvNil1.pat.X, whole genome shotgun sequence genomic interval CTATGGGAACAAGTGGTCAGAGTAAGGGGATTGTAAGCAAGGCTGCCATGTTTGGCTGCACAAACTGGGCTTTGCCTGAGGGAAAGCAGTGCTATTCACACAGGCTGTCCCTGGGACAGGGAGTCCACTGAATTATAGAACAAAGGACTGCTTCCAAGTCACGTGACCGGGGTTGTGTCCTGGCTCAACCACTTAAACCAAGCAAGGTGtgtaacttccttttttttttttttttttttaaaaaaagatttattttatgtataagtacactgttgctgtcttctgacacaccagaagaaggcattggatcccattacagatggttgtgagccaccatgtggttgctgggaattgaactcaggacctctggaagagcaatgaatgctcttaaccgctgagccatgtctccagcccggTGTGTAACTTCCTAAGCCTCTGCTTTCCCATCTGTGAAGGATGGGATGCTGTTGGTACTCTACCCTATGCTCAAACAAGGTTAGAACAGCAGCTGGTACCTAACTAATAACTTCTGAGCATTTAATTGCATCACTGTTGTTGGAGTTACTGTCTTTGTTTCATGTGTGggtgttgttttttttccagagaagctAGGAACAGTCTGGAGATAACGAGTCATTACTTGCCCCTGTATCTAGAAGCAGGCAGAAAGCCTGATGTCATTCCCTCAGGCCCTTCCTCCATCCATCTGTTTGTCCAAATATACTCTGATTAGTCAGaccttttttatttacatatgacAAAACTCCAAAACAACCTAGCTTAAGCTAACTGAAGCCTCTAGAGGCTGATATAACTAGGTAGTCTGTGTCCAGGAGGTCGTATGGCTTCTGGTGTGTGCGTGGATCCAGGACGATCTGCTTCTCCATCTCCTGCATCTGAGTTGGCATGTCATTGGGTGCCTTCAGAAAGTTTTCCTTATttgctcttcctccttcttctgcttttccttctctcccctctcttccctttcctttccgtTGTGTCAGATGTGGCTGATGCTAACACTCAAGCTTGATGtccagccaaggatgaccttggactcctgATTTTGCTatctccacccccacagtgctTGTATCATGGGCCGCACCATCATACTCAACTCCGATTGttacattttttgagacaaggtctcaagcaACTTACTCAAGCTGTGCTTGAACATGCGAAGTAGCtgaggctgtccttaaactcctGACCttcttgtctctacttcctaaGGGCTGAAAATGTAGGCTCATATAACCATTCCAAACCCCAAAGAGCAATTTTAAGGAAAGCCTGAGTGACCCAGGTTGAGTCACATGGCCATTTTTGAACCAATCATTATGATTGGCCAAGCTGGGGAACATATCcacccaatctttttttttttttttttttggtttttcgagacagggtttctctgtgtagccctggctgtcctggaactcactctgtagaccagagaccaggctggccttgaactcagaaatccgcctgcctctgcctcccaagtgctgggattaaaggcgtgggccaccaccgcccggcgaatcCACCCAGTCTTGACAGTGACATTCCCGCAATGGAGCGATGCCACCCTCCtacctttgtttttttaaggacACAGTctccttatatagcccaggcaggccttgaacctgCAGCTTTCCTACCTCagcttctgagtgttgggataaCATGCTTTTGCCATCACATCTCTTTAAGGCTCAGCTCAAAGGTCATTGCCTCTCCTTTTCTGTAGCAGACTGCCAACGCTCTCCAGTTCTAACCTTAGCCTGGAGAGAACTCAGAGAACAGAGTATACTGTGTGTGCATTCCTTGGGCTGGCTCCCACGCAGACTATGATTCAATGTTGGTAGCCCACCCTGCATTTGTTTTGTTATCAGCCTTGATCTTGGTAGGTTCTGCCTCCACTGTGGGTAGAACTTTGTGGCTGCATGTTTGGAACTCTGAGTAGGTCAGGTATCACCAAGGCTCGGGCCTACAATCCAGGCAGATATAAGGCTGAACAAAGCAAGAGAATTGTCACAAGTTTAGAGCCAGCCAGgagccctgtttcaaaacaaaactactaAAACAAGATCCAAGTAGACCAGTGGTTCTGAACCTTCCTAATgagcaaccctttaatacagttcctcataactggagacccccaaccataaaattatttttgtggctcctttataactgtaattttgctactgttatgaattacaaTGAAAATATCCGATTTGTGACTCCCGTGAGAGGGTTATTTTAGTCCTAAAGTGatcacaacccataggttgagaaccactgcagtaAAGACAGCTTAACCCTGGAGAATGTGCTAGAAATGCAGAGAGCCCCAATCTGGGTTTAGATACAACACAGGGCCATCTGCAACACTGCCTGGCACTCTTTTGGGAAGGCCACGGCCAGCTAGCTTTAGGTTCTCTTCAGTGACAGACCCTGCCTGCCACCCACAGCTGGAGCGACATCCCAGTGACAGCTGGCACTGAAGAAACACCTAAAGGAACAGGTCCTTGGTGGCTCTGAATGTGATCCTGCCCCAGAAAACCAGGAAGCCGCCCTCCTACCACCGGCACCCTCAGAGAGAAGTGctcaaaaataaatatcacaGGTGAGTGGCCTCAGCAGAGACACCAAACATGCCCTCCTAAACCCTTTCACCTGCCTGTCCTTCCTGCCTCACAAATAATAGATACTCAAAACTTgtgcttttttttatatatatataactttttgtttaaaaagaaaaacaaaacacagcagtcACTTTATTCTTAAGTTTGTACTTTACAAAACCTCAAGGAAGAAGTCCTTGAGGGAGAGGTGTGAAGACGGTAAGAGGGAAAGGGTAAGACGGTAAGACGAGGAGCAACTGGCTCATCTGGGGCATCAGGCAGATGCTGGGTCCAGGCAAGCGCAGGAAGGCCTTGCATACTGGCTGCACAAAGCTCAGCTGAGTGGCCTGAGTGTTTCAGCCCTGAGACTGTGGTCATCTGATAGGCAGCCTCTGGCCAAGGCGTCAGAGGAAGTGGACTTGTGCCAGGCCAGGGAGATGGCCGGCAGCAGGTGAGGCTACCCGTCTAGAAGCTTCAGAATGCTTTCCCGCTCCTTCAGGGTCTTCCAGGCCTGGTCCTTTTCCTTCTTCGTGGGGGTACGCTTCTTCTGCCGGGCAGCCATGATCTTGCGGAAGGCATCCATGACCTCATTGTCTGCCATGCGGACCCGCTGCCTTAGCTCCTGCCGGCTCACCTCCTCCTTTGCCAACCTGTGGGGACCACGTGTCATGGCTAACCCATCTCCAGAGTTTATCACTTCCTTTTTTCTAGACTGAGCCTCCTAATAATCCCAGTGGGGGCTGTTTCAATACTGCCCAGGGTAGATACAGATGCAGAGCCACACTGACCTGGCCTGGAAGGCATTATTCAAGTGCTCTGAAAATGCTAAGTTAATGCTGCTTATAGTAGGGCAGCATGTGGGAGCACAGGGAGATCGAGCGCTACCTtcctatcaattttttttttctatcaatttTAGTAGGTCACTAAAActactctaattttttttttttttttttaagatagtttcaaaatgtggcccaggctgacctggaaattACTCCAAAGCCTCCTCTGGCCCTgaacaatcctcttgcctctacctctcaattGCTAAGATTGTAGGTGTGAACCTCTGTCTCtagctttaaaaagtaaaacctagaagccaggcatggtgacacacatctttaatcccatcactctggAGGCTAAGGGAAGCAGACCTTTGActttcagaccagcctggtctacagaccaagttctaggacagccagagctacacagagaaacactgtctcagaagaccaaaaaaaaaaaaaaaaaaaaaaaaaaaaaaacccaccaaaaaaaaaaccaaaaaacaaaacccaacaaacaaccCACCCAAACAGAAACccgcaggagctggagagaggacGCAGCAGTTAAGCTTGTCTGtcagacccaggtttggttcccagcactcacatgctgGCTAATAACGATctctaattctagttccagaggatccaatgtcctctgtAGGTACCAGGTGCACACACGGGAtacagacatacttgcaggcaaaacacctacacacataaaaacaacccataaacaatacatacacatggacataTAGCTAATTCTCACAGCAATCTTGCAAAGGAAGAGATTAGTATTTCCATGTTAGAATAGTGAAGAGACTGAGGCTCAAGTTGAGCACAGGTGAACAAAAGATCTGGAAAAACCAGCTTCAACTGGGCCTCTAGCTCCTGCTCTCCCTGCATTAGCCCTTCGACATGCACACCAAGCTTCAACTTGCTTTTAAATGGTCTCTCTTCAAAGGTGATCTGCCTGCTGGGCGTGgatttgacttagttttactgaTGGTGGAGCTGAAGGTATCCAGGAAATTGAGTCCTGTTTGCTGCTTGGGCCTAGAGTGACCTGGCTGCAGCCGGAGTCCAGCAGGGCCCATGGCTGAGCTGCAGCCTTCAGAGAGGCCCACGCCATTTCCTCACCTCACTCCTCCCTTCTATAGCTGCGCCACACTGCTCTCCCATTTGTCCCTATCCTTCCTGCCCTTCACATCTGTGGGTTTCTCTTTGCCCTTGAAAGGGAACATGAATTCCCTTGTCTCAAACCTCAGCCCAGCTCTCTGTTGGATGTGACTTTCAACAAAGCTCCACTTCACTGGCTTTTATCCCTCATCTGGTAAATAGAGAAACCACCACCCACTGCCTGAGCTGTCTTTCAAATGAAAGAAGGTGTCCAAGACTCTGTCACACAGTGGGCACTAAGCGCAcgttgttttctttattctcagATGCTCTCAAAGCCCATAGCTGCCTCTCCTTTAAATGGTGTGTCTCCTTTAACCACCGAAGAGAACACGAATGTACTTCTCCTTTTAGCCCTACTGCTGCACCAGAGATTGTAAGAGCTGGTCCAGTGAGTGAGTGCGCTCTGCTGTGGGGCTCTGTGAAGCTGCGCCACAGGTCTGCCTGTGAGCAGCAAGGAGCCGTGCTTGAGCTCCTGCCAACGTCCTTCACATGTCACCTATACCCTTGTCATCAGTGCAGTCGAATGTGAGGTGACATAAAATGAACTGTGACTGGTTCTCAAAAAACAAGTGTGGGGTAACTAGCCAATCAAAACCACAGGTGGCCTGCAATGTCTGAGTAGAAAGCATACTGGTATTTATCATTTCCAATTTCCTCTataatgtgttttgtgtatgttttacaTGTACCTATACATGTGTGGACACATATGAAGGCTAGAGGTTGATACTAGATGTCTCTATCatattttaccttatttatttctattataatctgtctgtctgtctgtctgtctgtctattaggACATgctatggtgtgcatgtggaggccagaagacaacttgcaggagctggttttctttctctgtcatctgGATTCTAAGGAcagaactcaggtggtcaggcttggtggcaagggtCTTCACCAGCTGAGCAATCTTGCAGGCAGTctgccttcttttttgagacagatctctcaCTGGGATCTCAGGCAGGCCTAGTCAGCTAGGCTGTCTAGTCAGCGAGCTCTGGGGAATCCACCTGTTCATGCCCATCCAAGCGCCGGAGTTAGGGATGTGCTGAGCTGGGGCCCACTCTTATGTGGGAGCTGAAAACTGAACTCAAGaggtcagccttggtggcaagcattTCCCCAGTGAGCTCACTTCCCAGTGCCTCtgtggtattctttttttttttttttggttttttcgagacagggtttctctgtgtagccctggctgtcctggaactcactctgtagaccaggctggccttgaactcagaaatccgcctgcctctctgcctcccaagtgctgggattaaaggcgtgcgccactaccgcccagcGCCTCTGTGGTATTTTGATTAAGaaataccataaagaaaaacaaagcacacataaaaacacaaaatcaggcAAAATGTGACCCAACACTGTGAATGTTACCAAACTATACTTAATGGAATCAGGGTTGGAAATGGCTCAGCGGTATAGTatattactcttgcagaggactggagttcaggtcccaacacccacactgggcagtagcaaacacctgtaactccagctgcagggctgGAAGCATTCTGCCAccacagacacctgcactcacacatgcatgatTAAAGTGGAGTAAATCTAAAACTGGAATCaaacccatccatctgtccactgTGGGTGCTAGAGCCATCCCCTGGACTTAGGACCCGTCTGAGACACACAGTAGGAAGCAGGCCTGCTCCGTGGTGCATGCTCACTCACCTCAGCAGGTCATGCTTCTTGGTGCGGTTGTGTGCACTGAGTGCCTTCAGCTCAGCCTGCCGTTTGCGCAGCTCAGCAAGGACCTCATCCTCTGAGTCCTCAGCAGGCCGGTCCTCGGACTCCAGTAGGCCCTGGGCAATCAGCTCCTCCTTGATGCGGCTCTCTAGAGACTTGGTATGTGGCACACTGTAGACAAGGCGCGCACCTgagctctgagggccagcagcCTCCTCAGAGGACCCTGGTGCTTCCTCTCACCTAGTGAAACCACCCACCATAGCCACACACGTGTTCCAGGCCTTGTGATATGTTGCAAATTGTGAGTTGCAATCTTTTACAATATATATTCccccattttatttatctatatgtaACTCGTAAGTATATTCTGAAtccttttcctttcttggtattctgttttcattgtttcatGTCACATATTTCTGTAATGATTAACAGTTCCAAGTTATTTCACATCCAGTTTTGGCACTTAGCCTGCGATCCCTTCAGGTGAGCATTCGGCTTATCTCCATGAGGAGCAGAGCTACGGTGATCAAGTCTGGACTAAGCCTGTGTCCAGAAATGAGGCCAGCATCCCCACATGACAACTCTGCTTTGCCAAAGGGTCCTCAGCCTTTCTGCTAACAAAGACATGTCTCCCCATGAAGAGACAAAGCGAAGCTGACAGGCAAGCCTAGAGCACAGCTGGGGTGGCACTCACCTGAAAGGCTTGTTCTGATTGCGGGGGGAGGTGCTTGCTCCATCAGCCCCTGAGTCTTTCCCAGACATGTCAGGAATAGGAGAGTCCTCCATAGGGGAAATAATATTTTCCTGAAGACCAGAGAGACATTAGGAGGAGAGTGTTATAACATTCCTATTTCTCTGCTCCTCTCAGACAAACAGATAGTCTTCACAGGCTAGGTAGTAACATCTGTCATCTCTTTCATCCACCGGTGTTAAAAAGCTTCCTCCAAAGCTTTGATCATTCCTTTTTGGGTTCTAGAAATTCATTTTTTGAGGGGGGAGAGGAGTGTCTATATAAAAACAGGGAGACACAGAGCAACAGTGACAGACTAGGCACCTGGCACTATGGGAGCATGGTGTGGCCTGAGATATCCCAACACCGTGCTTCCCCCCACAGCAGCTAGCTACACTCCATCCCAGGCACCCGGCAGTCACAGGCACTTGTGGGACAAATTCTCCAGGGAAAGTGATGCACAGAAGGAATCGTCACAGTCACACCCAGAAGGCTCCTTCACATACGCCTCCTTACTCAACTTCTGAGGGCACAGTGCAGTAACAACACCCAGAGAGAACTTGGTCAGGAAGAAAAGCCACATAAGCTGCAGTCTCTGCTGGGCTAAGCCagacttcctcttctcttcacCTCAGTCTATCCCAGactgttttctgagagaaaaCCTACTGTGTTAGGGccaaaagaggaaacagaagctcAAGGATGTAAAAGGTGATTCTGAGGTCGGGCCTGGATGTTAAGATGGAAACCCCAAGCGAGGCTTGAATCCTCCCTTCACTTATTAGCTGGTGGTCTTAAGAAAAAGATCCCTTTTCTGACCCTCACGTCCCTCACGAGTTCATGCCTCCAGTCAGAGGAGGCATGGAATCCCCCTAACCAATGCTCAGCAGAGGCATCTTTGGAAGCCTCGTGTGGTGGCTTACATCTGTTATCCTGgaacttgggaggttgaggcaggagaatgactaAAAGTTCTAGTGTTCTAGTCCTTAGTTTgtgactctatctcaaaaactcaAATAGCAATAAACTGCtagcacctgtgtgtgtgtgtgtgtattttatgagACAGTCACATGTAACCAGGATGCCTGGGctcagagcctcctgcctctgtctcccaaatgctgctaggattacaagcatatgcCACATGCCTAGCTTGCAGTTCCCAGTTGAACAGCCTGCTCACCTCCACTAGGGCTTGCAGCAGGCGCTGTGTCAGAGCACCAAAGGGACACCCATCTTCTGGCTGTTCATGCTGGGCCTCAGACTTCTTCAGCAGGGCATCCACATCTGAAGTGGACAGGGAGAACAGCAGGAGGGCTGAAGCTCTGGGAACTCAGATCCAGGCCTGGGTGTACGGAGGCTGAGGCTTACCTTTTGTGTCTAGTTCCGTCAGTGGTCCTATGAGGCCTTTCTTCTTGTCAGCCACAGCTGCTGCCCGAGCCCCATCCTTCTGCTCCTCTAGCAGATCCTCCTGGGCCCAGCGTTGGGAGTAGTGTTTCCCTAGTGGGGGAATCTGCAGCAAAGAGGCCATTCAACTCCAAGAGGTAAACACCGCCATCTGAGACTAGAGTGTGGGAGGCTCTCCTGGCGTAGGACTCTGTCAGGAAGCATccattcattctgtttctttcctcaCAGATTTGTTGCCTAAGTCCCTAGCCCAAGGCCAAGGCTGGTGCCACAAAAGGCAAACAAGATACAATCTCTACACTCACTCTAGTAAGAGAAACAGGTATAGAAAGACTGGAAACAGCTGGGCGTGGCACACACACCTGTCCTCTCAGCCCTTTGGAGGCTGACTGGGATGATCTGAGCCTGCGCCAAAACCCTatcttgtctcaaataaacaaacaaacaagaaccaaaaatcaaaatacaCCTAGAAGCTGATATGCATTATCAAGATATAAAATATAAGCCGGCTCGATGGTACACATCCTTagtccagcactcgggaggcaggtagaaaaacaaacaaacaaaccaacaaacaaaaagacacggAGTACAAAATACTGTCTCTGTGGCCCCTCTTGGTCAGAGGTAATTCCTCTAAAGAGAACTTGGGCCCGAAGCAGGGAGAAggaattattttcttctgttgcttAAACTTGCTGTTGTCAAAATGACTGCCTTTTCTCCAATGCTCTGAGCCATCGCTTTGATACAGGACAAGCTGACTTGGTGAGACGTCAGGTGGTAGCAGTACTTTTGGTCCAGACCGAACCTGGGGCCTTGCCCACGCTAAGCacttgctctaccactgagcagtCCGACTCCATCTCTGGCCTCAGATAAACAGTTTTCAAGTTCAGGTTAGTGTACTTAAAGCAGCCCAGGGACTGTGGTGGCACCAAGTGAGACCATATCCTTTACTCTCCTTGGAGAGAGGACCTTaaacttgcctcagcctcccgagtgcaaCGGGGGTGAGCTACTGGGCCCAGCTCCCCCTTTCTGCTGGAGAGTCTGCAGAGGCATCTTTGGTGGCAGTAGCATGAACTTGGGGCCTTGAAGAGGCAGTCTGTCAGGCCGAGAAGAGCTTGTGTGTAGACCCTGGTGTGAGGACAGGGGGAGGGAACATGTCTGGTGTAGCTGATAAAGGCAGCAGGAAAGAGAGATGTGGCCAAGGACAACTGGAGAGAACTGGGGTGTCACCAAGCACTGAAACACTTGGACTCCATCCTGTGGCTAACAGGAGTCAGGGGAGCCCAAGAAGCAGGTCTGTGTCATGAGCAACTGAGGTGGCGGCTGTCCTGTGGAGGAGTCCTCACCTCACAAGTTTATCTACTTTAATggagcatgttttatttttatgatcaaAAAAACTAACTTGCTGGGGACACATCTCAGCTAATAGAGAGCTTGTCTGGAGTGCTGAAAGCCCTGGCTTCTGTGTCAGGACTGCATAAACCGGGCATGATGGTacctacctataatcccagcactagggagtcagaggaagaggatcagaagttcagggtaaTTGTTAGCTAacaaagttcaaggctagcctggggtaaaTGAATtccagtctcaaaaacacaaaaaacaaaaatcaactttTAAGCCAGGTATAGTGGTATGTTTGTGGTCCCAGACACCTGGGGACGGGAGGAGGTGAGAGAGGACAATGGTTGAGTTGaagggttcaaggtcagcctgggcaccATAGCAAACTCTAGTGTCTTAGAAAAGAAACCGGAACTTTtatatgtgaaagaaagaaagaaaaaaaagaaaggaaggaagggaaaataaagaaagaaagaaagaaggaaggaaggaaggaaggaaggaaggaaggaaagaaaaagaaacaaagaaagcattgCCCAAGTGTAAAAGCAAGGAGAGTGTCCAGAGGCTCTTTGGAAAAAAGCTAGGGGACAGAAAAGCTGAGCCTTATTGTCTGCAGGGGTAATGGAGCAGGCAGGAGGCTGGGAAGAGAGAAAGTAGGTGATGCAGGCTTTGCTGCCTAGGATCCTCAGGCACCTCTGAGCCCTCTGTACTGACTGCAAGGCTCAGGTTTCTACCTTGTAATGTTCAGCTTCATCTTCTGGGGGCTTCAGGAGCTCCTCTAGTGTCCGTACCTCCTCACTGGTGATGTCGGCACAATAGGGCTCCACAGAGGCCCAGAACCTACAGGGAGAAGCAGACCCGGAGTGGGTGAGACACTCCTCCAGCCTTGGCCCTGGGCCTTCCAAGACTCCACCGAGAGTCTCAAGGCCCCTCCAGCCCCGTTCCATGAGCTCAGGCCCAGAACCTGTTGGGAGCATCATTCTTGGGGATCCGAGGCACATCGATTGGGTCATCAGTAAATTCATATTCCTGGATCTTGGGTTGAACGTTTTTGGATTTGGGTCGTCCTGGGCCAGGGCCTGGCCCATGTCCTGTCTTCCCTTCCAGTTTCTGCTTCTTGGGCTTCCCATGTTTGGGGGGAGCACCAAGCTCATGGTCTCGACCTAGCTTTAGGAATCGTCGGTCACCTTTCTTATCCTGCCAGTCAGTAAGAATCTGAAACACACAAAGACAGCCCCTGAGAAGGAGAGACAGGGCACTTCTTTCCTGCCATGGATAACTGAAATCTAGAATTTGAGGTTATTAACTAATCCTATTTCAAAACCCCTTGCTCTTCTCTGTGATTTTTCTCACATGAATTTAACTGTAGGTCTACATTCTGATTTACCTCTGCCACCCAAGCTAGTCACAGATGGTTTGTCAGGaagattaacaaaataaaaattaaaaaaaggctGTGCGCCAGGGCCCAGCAGTCCTGGGGAAATATGCTGCTGCTTGTTTTTGGATGGCATCCTTGGCCGTTGGTATCTGCAGAGAGCTAACTATTCTGTCATGATGCCCATGTGGGTATCTCTCCCCATCCATCCCTTAGCCTTGGCAGATGGAGTGAACCTAATGACCCATCCCATAACTGGACATAATATGTCTCTAGTGATGTCCCCTGTGGAGAATCACCTGGGTTTCAGCTTCCAGGACGCGAAGTCGTCTGCTTGCAGAGGACAACAGGGTCTCAAGCTCTAGCTGCAGGGTGTCCAGCTCCTCAATGCCAATGCCATCGTCTTCGGAGCGGGCCAGCACGGCCGTGTACCGGGGACAGACCTTCAAATGGTCCACAGACTTGAAGTCATGAAACTGCAATGGGCAGTCCTTCAGCTCACTCATGGCCCAGGAGATGGGACCCTGTAAAATTAGAGAGGAGAAGTCCATTGGATAGGAGACAAAGTAGCATGGGGAgagagacccaacaaagaaaccaGGCTTCAGTACCCTCATAGATAAGGACGGTGGCAAAGCTCCTGTTCGCAGAGCCCTGACTGTACACCAGTGAAGGCTTACTTCACTGAATTATGTACATAACCTTAAGCAGGGAACATTTTtccatgttatttatttatttatgagacagagtttctctatataacaactctggctggcctcaactcacgatatagaccaggctggccttgaactcagagatccagctgcctctagagttctgggattaaaggcgtgtgctgccactgcctgatttctttcttttgacaaagaaagaagaaggactCCAAAAGAGTATGTACACATGACTAGACTCCTGACTGcaatttattggttttttttttttttttttttttttttggtagcacTGAAACCAGGGTCTCATCCATCTccagaccccaccccaccccatttttttgggagacaaaaatctcattatgtagccttgagTGGCCTGGTACTCATCCGCTACATAGATAAGGATGGTCTCAAATTCAAagagctccccccacccccgtaccCCCCCCTACCCAGAAAGTGCCTGCCTCTACTCGCCAGGATTTGGGCTCTGAGCCCTGCTCTTTATCCCCGTGCTAGGATAAAGgacccaggttggtctcaaactagCTATGCAGCCAAGGATTTATTTCCACCTCCCAATTCCCAGATGGAATTTTAGGCATGTGCCACACCTGATTTAAACAGTGCCTGTTCATACTAGGCACAAATTCTCCAAACTGAATTATGTTACAGTTAcatccaacccccccccccccccaatgaatTCCAGGCCTTGAACTATAAgccacctgcttcagcctcccaagtagctaggTGTACAAACCTGCATGATTAGGCCGGCCTCCTAGTTGCA includes:
- the Tada3 gene encoding transcriptional adapter 3 isoform X1, with the translated sequence MQGPISWAMSELKDCPLQFHDFKSVDHLKVCPRYTAVLARSEDDGIGIEELDTLQLELETLLSSASRRLRVLEAETQILTDWQDKKGDRRFLKLGRDHELGAPPKHGKPKKQKLEGKTGHGPGPGPGRPKSKNVQPKIQEYEFTDDPIDVPRIPKNDAPNRFWASVEPYCADITSEEVRTLEELLKPPEDEAEHYKIPPLGKHYSQRWAQEDLLEEQKDGARAAAVADKKKGLIGPLTELDTKDVDALLKKSEAQHEQPEDGCPFGALTQRLLQALVEENIISPMEDSPIPDMSGKDSGADGASTSPRNQNKPFSVPHTKSLESRIKEELIAQGLLESEDRPAEDSEDEVLAELRKRQAELKALSAHNRTKKHDLLRLAKEEVSRQELRQRVRMADNEVMDAFRKIMAARQKKRTPTKKEKDQAWKTLKERESILKLLDG
- the Tada3 gene encoding transcriptional adapter 3 isoform X2; translation: MSELKDCPLQFHDFKSVDHLKVCPRYTAVLARSEDDGIGIEELDTLQLELETLLSSASRRLRVLEAETQILTDWQDKKGDRRFLKLGRDHELGAPPKHGKPKKQKLEGKTGHGPGPGPGRPKSKNVQPKIQEYEFTDDPIDVPRIPKNDAPNRFWASVEPYCADITSEEVRTLEELLKPPEDEAEHYKIPPLGKHYSQRWAQEDLLEEQKDGARAAAVADKKKGLIGPLTELDTKDVDALLKKSEAQHEQPEDGCPFGALTQRLLQALVEENIISPMEDSPIPDMSGKDSGADGASTSPRNQNKPFSVPHTKSLESRIKEELIAQGLLESEDRPAEDSEDEVLAELRKRQAELKALSAHNRTKKHDLLRLAKEEVSRQELRQRVRMADNEVMDAFRKIMAARQKKRTPTKKEKDQAWKTLKERESILKLLDG